The following coding sequences lie in one Rutidosis leptorrhynchoides isolate AG116_Rl617_1_P2 chromosome 4, CSIRO_AGI_Rlap_v1, whole genome shotgun sequence genomic window:
- the LOC139843417 gene encoding DNA mismatch repair protein MSH1, mitochondrial yields the protein MKMCRKTSSMQLIQRLSYSNLLGLDDNLKNGSVKEGTLNWEILKFKSRFPREVLLCRVGDFYEAVGFDACILVEYAGLNPFGGMRSDSIPKAGCPVVNLRQTLDDLTRHGFSVCIVEEVQGPTQSRSRKSRFISGHAHPGSPYVFGLVEDDQDLEFPEPMPVIGISRSAKGYCMVSVLETMKTYCSEDGLTEEAVVTKLRTCHYHHLFLHKSLKNSSSGTTRWTEYGEGGLLWGECNARQFEWIEGDVVDEILFKVKELYGLDNEVTFRNVSVVSENKPHPLHLGTASQIGVIPTEGVPLLLKILLPSNCTGLPAMYIRDLLLNPPTYAIASTIQAICKVMSNTSCSIPEFTCIAPSKLVKLLELREANHVEFCKIKNVLDEILQLYRNFELNEILKLLVDPTWVATGLKVDIEMLVNECESISHTISELISLDGENDQKLSSYANIPSAFFEDMESSWKHRVKKIHLKEAYEEVDKAAEALSIAVTEDFLPIIHRIKATTAPFGGPKGEISYAREHESVWFKGKRFAPRVWAGTPGEEQIKQLKPSIDSKGRKVGEEWFTTVKVENALTRYHEAGAKAKSMVLELLRGLSGDLQAKINVLVFASMLLIIAKALFAHVSEGRRRKWVFPTLIQSNRYEEMEQKKEHRVMKITGLSPYWFDAAEGSAVLNKINMKSMFLLTGPNGGGKSSLLRSICAAALLGVCGFMVPAESALIPHFDSIMLHVKSYDSPADGKSSFQIEMSEMRSIITRATSQSLVLVDEICRGTETAKGTCIAGSIIETLDSIGCLGVVSTHLHDIFNLPLTTKNTVYKAMGSEIVNGKTKPTWKLIDGICRESLAFETAQKEGVPEQLIKRAEELYKSVYTEDLNSEKSKMKVKSVSSMRSIEPCNESINETEKFFKDVENAVCMVCCNKLIEVCRNKTTTEVAVRCVVIGPREQPPPSTIGASSVYVILRPDKKLYVGETDDLQGRVHAHRLKQGMRNASFMYFLVPGKSLACQLETLLINQLPNHGFRLTNVADGQHRNFGTDDISLESLTLPR from the exons ATGAAGATGTGTAGAAAAACGTCTTCGATGCAATTGATTCAGAGACTCTCCTATTCTAATCTGCTTGGCTTGGATGACAACCTGAAGAACGGGag TGTAAAAGAAGGAACACTCAATTGGGAGATACTGAAGTTCAAATCAAGGTTTCCCCGGGAAGTTTTGCTATGTAGG GTTGGGGATTTTTATGAAGCGGTAGGTTTTGATGCTTGCATACTTGTGGAATATGCTGGTTTAAATCCATTTGGTGGTATGCGTTCAGATAGCATTCCTAAAGCCGGTTGCCCTGTTGTG AATCTACGTCAAACTTTGGATGATTTGACACGTCATGGATTTTCAGTA TGCATTGTTGAGGAAGTTCAGGGTCCAACCCAATCTCGTTCCCGTAAAAGCCGCTTTATATCTGG GCATGCTCATCCTGGAAGTCCGTATGTATTCGGACTCGTTGAAGATGATCAAGATCTTGAGTTTCCAGAACCTATGCCAGTCATTG GAATCTCTCGTTCTGCAAAGGGGTATTGCATGGTTTCAGTGTTGGAGACTATGAAAACATATTGTTCAGAAGATGGTTTAACAGAAGAGGCCGTAGTTACAAAGCTTCGTACGTGTCATTATCATCATTTGTTTCTCCATAAATCATTGAAGAACAGCTCTTCAG GAACAACTCGATGGACTGAGTATGGTGAAGGTGGCTTATTGTGGGGAGAGTGCAATGCAAGACAATTTGAATGGATTGAAGGGGATGTTGTTGATGAGATACTTTTTAAG GTAAAAGAGCTTTACGGTCTTGATAATGAGGTCACATTTAGGAATGTTAGCGTTGTTTCAGAAAATAAACCTCATCCATTGCACCTTGGAACAGCTTCACAAATTG GTGTTATACCAACTGAAGGAGTACCTTTACTGTTAAAGATTTTGCTCCCTTCCAATTGCACTGGATTGCCTGCTAT GTATATTCGAGATCTACTTCTAAATCCTCCTACTTATGCAATTGCTTCTACTATTCAAG CAATATGCAAAGTTATGAGTAATACATCTTGCTCGATTCCTGAATTTACTTGTATCGCACCATCAAAG CTAGTGAAGCTACTTGAGTTGAGGGAGGCAAATCACGTTGAGTTTTGCAAAATCAAGAACGTACTAGATGAAATTTTACAGCTCTATCGAAACTTTGAGCTCAATGAGATATTGAAATTATTAGTTGATCCTACTTGGGTGGCAACAGGGTTAAAAGTTGACATTGAGATGCTG GTTAATGAATGTGAATCTATCTCTCATACGATTAGTGAACTGATCTCGTTAGATGGTGAAAATGATCAGAAGTTGAGCTCATATGCGAATATACCTAGTGCGTTCTTTGAGGATATGGAGTCTTCATGGAAGCATCGTGTGAAGAAAATACATCTAAAAGAAGCTTATGAAGAGGTGGATAAGGCTGCTGAAGCCTTATCCATAGCA GTCACCGAAGATTTCCTTCCTATAATTCACAGAATAAAGGCTACAACAGCTCCATTTGGAGGACCAAAGGGAGAAATCTCGTATGCTCGGGAACACGAGTCCGTTTGGTTCAAGGGTAAACGTTTTGCACCAAGAGTATGGGCCGGTACACCAGGAGAAGAACAAATTAAACAACTTAAGCCGTCTATAGATTCAAAGGGTAGAAAAGTGGGAGAGGAATGGTTTACCACAGTGAAAGTTGAAAATGCACTCACAAG GTACCATGAAGCTGGTGCAAAAGCAAAATCGATGGTGTTAGAGTTGTTGAGAGGACTATCTGGTGATTTGCAGGCTAAAATCAACGTTCTCGTATTTGCTTCCATGTTGCTAATCATTGCCAAAGCATTGTTTGCCCATGTGAG TGAAGGCAGACGGCGGAAATGGGTTTTCCCCACTCTTATTCAGTCCAATCGTTATGAG GAAATGGAACAAAAAAAAGAACATCGTGTGATGAAGATTACTGGTTTATCTCCATATTGGTTTGATGCAGCTGAAGGTAGTGCGGTACTTAACAAAATTAATATGAAATCAATGTTTCTTTTGACTGGACCAAATGGGGGTGGCAAATCAAGTTTGCTTCGCTCAATTTGTGCAGCCGCACTACTTGGAGTATGTGGATTTATGGTACCTGCTGAGTCAGCATTAATACCACATTTTGACTCGATTATGCTACACGTTAAATCTTATGACAGCCCGGCAGATGGTAAAAGCTCGTTTCAG ATTGAAATGTCAGAGATGCGTTCTATAATTACACGAGCCACGTCACAAAGCCTAGTACTTGTCGATGAAATATGTAGAGGTACCGAAACGGCAAAAGGGACATGCATTGCCGGTAGCATTATCGAAACTCTCGATTCTATTGGCTGTTTGGGTGTTGTATCGACGCACTTGCATGATATCTTTAATCTACCACTGACTACAAAGAACACTGTTTATAAAGCAATGGGAAGTGAAATCGTAAACGGTAAAACTAAACCTACGTGGAAATTAATCGATGGAATATGTAGAGAGAGTCTTGCTTTCGAAACCGCGCAAAAAGAAGGTGTTCCCGAGCAACTAATTAAACGAGCTGAAGAGCTGTATAAATCAGTGTACACGGAGGATTTAAATTCTGAAAAAAGCAAAATGAAAGTGAAATCGGTTTCTTCTATGAGATCTATCGAACCGTGTAATGAATCAATTAATGAAACGGAGAAATTTTTTAAGGATGTGGAAAATGCGGTTTGTATGGTATGTTGTAATAAGCTGATTGAGGTTTGTAGGAATAAGACGACAACGGAAGTTGCGGTAAGATGTGTTGTAATTGGTCCCCGGGAACAACCGCCTCCTTCAACAATTGGTGCTTCGAGCGTGTATGTGATACTTAGACCTGACAAAAAACTTTATGTTGGAGAG ACGGATGATCTTCAGGGTCGAGTTCATGCACACAGATTAAAGCAGGGGATGCGAAACGCTTCATTTATGTATTTTCTAGTTCCTGGAAAGAGTTTGGCTTGCCAACTAGAAACTTTGCTGATTAACCAACTCCCTAATCATGGTTTCAGGCTTACAAATGTAGCTGATGGTCAGCATCGAAACTTTGGTACTGATGATATATCTCTTGAAAGTCTAACCTTACCTAGATGA
- the LOC139841519 gene encoding probable protein phosphatase 2C 47 — MASDKNNSLLCSINLDLCFSNANSVSIIENLATNSASIKNSKVGSKFSPCIRSGSHTDVGGRRQNEDEHIQIDDLSNHLGDKYKWPRASSFYAIFDGHGGSEAASYVKDYAMKLFFNESNLPQADLVDDSLIKDLQDYHRKAFLQADQALAEECTISDYCGTTTLSILILERHLIIANVGDSRAVVSRKGVAIQMSNDHRPSYLQEKERVEKLGGYFEDGYLNGELGVTRALGDWYLKSPDGLGSVLIAEPEMRHMELSEDDEFMIIGCDGIWDVMSNEEAVGIVRRELLKTNDPQECVMEIINEALSRHAIDNLTAIVVCFTSHIEPPKA; from the exons ATGGCGAGCGACAAAAACAACAGTTTATTATGCTCCATAAATTTGGATTTATGCTTTTCCAACGCCAACTCTGTTTCGATTATCGAAAATTTG GCCACGAATTCAGCTAGCATCAAAAATAGCAAAGTGGGTTCGAAGTTCAGTCCGTGCATACGGTCAGGAAGTCACACAGACGTTGGAGGACGCAGACAAAACGAAGATGAACACATCCAAATCGATGATCTATCTAACCATCTTGGTGATAAATACAAGTGGCCTCGCGCGAGTTCCTTTTATGCAATCTTTGATGGTCATGGAGGATCAGAAGCAGCCTCATATGTCAAAGATTATGCCATGAAATTATTCTTCAATGAGTCTAATTTACCTCAAGCAGATCTTGTAGATGACTCGCTAATAAAAGATTTACAAGATTATCATCGCAAAGCGTTTTTACAAGCTGACCAAGCTCTAGCTGAGGAATGCACTATCAGCGACTATTGTGGGACCACGACTTTAAGCATTTTAATACTCGAACGACATCTAATAATAGCAAACGTTGGTGACTCTCGTGCGGTTGTTTCTAGAAAAGGCGTTGCAATTCAAATGTCTAATGACCATAGGCCATCTTATTTACAAGAAAAGGAAAGAGTGGAGAAACTAGGCGGTTACTTTGAGGACGGATACTTGAATGGTGAACTTGGTGTAACTCGAGCGCTTGGAGATTGGTATTTGAAGTCGCCGGATGGTTTAGGCTCAGTTTTGATTGCTGAACCGGAGATGAGACATATGGAATTGAGTGAAGACGATGAGTTTATGATAATTGGTTGTGATGGGATTTGGGATGTGATGTCGAATGAAGAAGCTGTGGGGATTGTACGTCGTGAATTATTGAAGACTAATGACCCTCAAGAGTGTGTTATGGAGATCATTAATGAAGCATTAAGTCGTCATGCGATTGATAATCTCACTGCGATTGTGGTTTGCTTTACTTCTCACATTGAGCCGCCTAAGGCTTGA